Proteins encoded by one window of Salvia splendens isolate huo1 chromosome 14, SspV2, whole genome shotgun sequence:
- the LOC121765324 gene encoding monothiol glutaredoxin-S7, chloroplastic-like has protein sequence MSFHLQLAARPCSPASEDSSLTWGSRHRHPICVNSTKLCSVAAISSPLKLASIPTKLSSNSSSSSFRCFAALSPELKSTLDKVVTSEKVILFMKGTKDFPQCGFSHTVVQILKTLNVPFETINILENESLRQGLKEYSSWPTFPQLYIDGEFFGGCDITLEAYKSGELQEVLEKAMCS, from the exons ATGAGTTTCCATTTGCAATTAGCAGCACGCCCCTGCTCCCCCGCCTCGGAGGATTCTTCTCTAACTTGGGGCTCTCGCCACCGCCATCCTATCTGCGTTAATTCAACAAAGTTGTGCTCCGTGGCCGCTATTTCCTCCCCCTTGAAACTCGCATCGATACCTACAAAGTTGAGCTCCAATTCTTCATCCTCATCCTTCCGTTGTTTTGCAG CTCTGAGTCCTGAATTGAAGAGTACCTTGGATAAAGTTGTTACATCAGAAAAGGTTATTCTGTTCATGAAGGGAACAAAGGATTTCCCCCAGTGTGGTTTTTCCCATACAGTTGTGCAGATTCTCAAGACCTTGAACGTTCCTTTCGAAACCATTAATATCCTTGAAAATGAGAGTTTACGTCAGGGATTGAAGGAGTACTCTAGCTGGCCTACTTTCCCGCAGTTATATATTGATGGCGAGTTCTTTGGTGGCTGCGACATTACTCTAG AGGCATACAAGAGCGGGGAGTTGCAAGAAGTACTAGAAAAAGCAATGTGTTCATAA
- the LOC121763797 gene encoding probable magnesium transporter NIPA8 → MGEWVVGAFINLFGSIAINFGTNLLKLGHDEREKHSSVGNNGTNGKSFTKPIIYFQTWRIGIIFFILGNALNFISFGYAAQSLLAALGSVQFVSNIAFAFFVLNKNVAVKVLVATAFIVLGNIFLVAFGNHQSPVYTPDQLAEKYGNNTFLIYCLILAIVVLLSHSMYRRGELMFAMPGHEIKPYWQMLLPLSYALVSGAIGSCSVLFAKSLSNLLRLSMSNGYQLHSWFTYCMLLLFFSTAGFWMARLNEGLSLFDAILIVPMFQIVWTFFSICTGFVYFQEYQVFDSLRTTMFILGMVSVFIGISLLAPDEVKGGDIKDTPLVSVTTAHPNDADRFAAPFEDSPIKGWRSLVRTMRMKLANLLIKTKGTYSLPFGLGDESVNASSVLVMPMVSSKITGFRRHVLDRNKFSFKHPGWSRIDEDGGGDDDDDDDLLQSSSTLLPQSIK, encoded by the exons ATGGGGGAGTGGGTTGTTGGAGCGTTCATCAACCTTTTCGGAAGCATTGCAATCAACTTTGGAACCAACCTCCTTAAATTGGGTCATGATGAG AGAGAAAAACATTCTAGTGTTGGCAATAATGGGACAAACGGAAAATCTTTCACAAAGCCTATTATATACTTCCAGACGTGGAGAATCG ggattatcttttttattcttgGAAACGCTCTTAATTTCATTTCCTTTGGCTATGCCGCTCAG TCACTTCTTGCAGCTCTGGGATCTGTACAATTTGTCTCGAACATCGCATTTGCCTTTTTTGTGCTGAATAAAAATGTGGCTGTCAA AGTGCTCGTAGCCACAGCCTTCATTGTCCTCGGAAACATCTTCCTTGTGGCTTTTGGAAACCACCAATCACCAG TTTATACGCCTGATCAGTTAGCAGAGAAGTATGGCAATAATACTTTCTTGATATATTGTCTGATTCTGGCTATAGTTGTTCTCTTGAGTCACTCAATGTACAG GAGAGGAGAACTGATGTTTGCTATGCCAGGGCATGAAATCAAACCCTACTGGCAAATGCTTCTACCACTTTCTTATGCTCTTGTTTCAGGTGCTATCGGATCATGTTCGGTACTGTTTGCTAAGTCTCT ATCAAATCTTCTAAGGTTGTCCATGTCAAATGGATATCAGTTGCATAGTTGGTTCACATACTGCATGCTACTTTTGTTCTTTAGTACAGCTGGATTTTGG ATGGCAAGACTAAATGAAGGGTTGTCTCTGTTTGATGCAATACTCATTGTCCCTATGTTTCAGATAGTTTGGACATTTTTCTCCATTTGTACAGGATTTGTATACTTTCAAGAATATCAG GTATTTGATTCATTGCGGACAACAATGTTTATACTAGGAATGGTTTCTGTATTCATAGGCATTTCTTTGCTGGCACCTGACGAAGTAAAAG GCGGGGATATCAAAGATACACCTCTGGTCTCTGTAACTACCGCTCATCCAAATGATGCAGACAG ATTTGCTGCGCCCTTTGAGGACTCTCCTATCAAAGGCTGGAGATCACTTGTGCGGACGATGCGGATGAAACTAGCCAACTTGCTTATCAAGACCAAG GGTACTTACTCATTACCATTTGGTTTGGGAGATGAGTCGGTTAACGCATCGTCAGTTCTTGTGATGCCCATGGTTTCATCTAAAATAACTGGCTTCAGAAGGCATGTACTGGATAGGAACAAATTCTCTTTTAAACATCCTGGTTGGAGTAGGATTGATGAGGATGGTggtggtgatgatgatgatgatgatgatttatTGCAATCATCATCAACACTACTTCCTCAGAGTATAAAGTAG